The Capsicum annuum cultivar UCD-10X-F1 chromosome 3, UCD10Xv1.1, whole genome shotgun sequence genomic sequence TATCATCTCTATCCTAGATGTGTATATGAAGCGTTTGCAGATTATCAACTGCCAGAGCTTCTGAGAACACCTTTACAGTCCCTATGTCTGCAGATTAAAAGCTTGCAACTGGGAAGTATTTCAGACTTTCTATCTAAGGCAATGCAGTCACCAGAACCACTATCTGTAAGTTGGGACCGACTCTTTCACCTAGTTTCTTGAATGTTTGTGGTGGTTTGTAGGAGTGAAAGTGGAGAATGAGGGTAAGTAAAATGGAAGGAAATGGTTTAAATTGTCTGGGGAGAGAAATAATCAGGAGGGATGTTAAAGGTGATGAACTTGCAAGCACTCCATTTCTAAAATTTCAATACTTCCAATGGCTTGTGACACCGAACAACCTAATATGCACATATGACATCACATCTATGTGTTTAGACTGGTAAATCATTGAACTCTCTTAATTCACATTCTGTTCATGAAAACACGGGTAAAGATATGTGCATCCTATCAGGTGAAGAATATGTAACATCTGCCTTTCAATCAAACCAGGATTTAAATTGTCTAGTATACTTCTTCCTTTGACAATTCTTGCTCCCTGACCTTATGCTTAATGGATATATATCTTGTTTGTTTTGTCGTGAATTTGATCCTCATATAATCGCTATCATTGTTTTGTAGGTTCAAAATGCTATCGACTATTTGAAGACTATAGGGGCTCTAGATGAGAAAGAAAATCTGACTGTACTTGGTAAAAGCATACTGAATTATATGAATTTGCATTTTCTCCTTGGGCTTCTTCACTGTTATTTTGGGAAAAGATAACCTGATTTCTGGATTTTCCTGTAGGACACAACTTATCAATGCTTCCAGTTGAGCCAAAACTGGGGAAAATGATAATATTAGGTGTAGTATTCAACTGCTTGGATCCAGTTCTGACAGTTGTTGCTGGTTTAAGTGCTAGGGACCCATTTTTGATGCCATTTGACAAAAAAGATGTAAGTTAATATTCTCTAATTTATGGATGAAGATGGCTAATCTTACCATCTTGTTTCTTAGAGCGACTCAAATAGGGCCTAAATATATGCCATTTTCTTACATTGACACAtatatctctttctttatttaagAAATCTCGGTGCATTGTCTTAATGAGCAACAGATTTAATAGGTTTTATGTTCATGCATCTCGAAAGTTGCACTGTAGACACATCCATTTATGCTTGACAGGTCCTAGTTGCATTTGTTCCAAGTTAGTTTTGGGGACTGCAAAATAGCAGTTGTCTCCCTTTTACAGCATTACTGTAAGGGGATAGTGGTTGTCGTTGAAGTAATTGGATTTGGATTATGCCAACATTTCCCAGTTGGTTTTGGGGGACTGTTAAAATGTAAATGGACTTATTTTCTTTAACAGAGTTAGTGCTAGGAATAAGGGTCTTTGCTGCTGAATTACTTGGATCATGCTAACAATTTATTCTGCGTACAAGTTTTTGAATGTGCAAAAATATGAAACATTTGGCTGATATTTccaattttactttattatttttggtagaCGAGGGTTGGTTCCAAAAGAGAAAAGTAGacacccaagggtgtggcttaGTGGTCAATGAACTGGGCTGAGAACCGTGAGGTTTCTGGTTCAGATCCCAGCAGAGACAAAAGCACTAGGTGATTGTTCTATCTGTCATAGCCTTGGTGGATAAAGTTACTTTGTACTTGTTGGTGGTAGGTGGTAGGTATCctatggaattagttgaggtgcgccCAAGCTGACCTGGACACCACtgttatccaaaaaaaataaaatgaaacaagaAGAGAACAGTAGAACTTGTGAAGATGTAAGTGACCTGAGTGTGCTCTTACTAATGTGAATTTTGGTAGTTTTTTTGAGTTTCTGCAGTAGTCTCGGGAATTGCCACAAGTCCAGTGAATTTTCAAGTAGAAAATTTTTTCAGTTGCGTGGATCTTTATATTATCCTAGTGCTTGGGAGCATTGTTAATTGAGACTTCCATTAAAAAACAATGTTTGAACTGAGATCTTGTTTCCCATTTGTTGAACCCCTTTAATTAGCCATTGATTGCCTTATATCCTCAATTGCGctttagtttctttttctttaggAGCATGTGTCATGTATTCGATAACACTTCTTGCAGCTTGCTGAGTCTGCCAAAGCCCAGTTTTCTGCTCGTGACTTCAGTGATCATCTTGCTCTTGTTCGGGCTTATGACGGCTGGAAGGACGCTGAAAGGCAACAATCTGGTTATGAGTACTGTTGGAAAAATTTCCTTTCTGCACAAACTCTCAAAGCAATGGACTCCCTTCGGAAACAATTTTTGTATCTACTTAAAGACATTGGTTTAGTTGATAGCTTTCAGAGTTGTAATGCCTGGAGTAATGATGAACATCTGGTTCGAGCAATCGTATGTGGTGGGTTATTCCCTGGAATATGCTCTGTTGTGGTGGGTTATGCTCTTTTGATTAATGATTCTTCTCTTGGTCATTGAGGTTAGCACTTCATATGTATTTACATGAAGTGAAAGTTGGCTTGTACATGATACTGATCGCTGAACTCTTTCGCTTTCTCACTGCAATGCATGTTTGCACTTCCATCTTAGTCTatctatttcatcaataaaaagGTTGATTAGTGGTGAACTATGTCAGATTTGTTTTCCTATGTGTATCAAAATCTCATGTCAATCGTTCATTTCTATATCTGTTTGTGCTTACTGGCCATATATTGGACTGACAGAACAAGGAGAAGTCAATCTCACTGAAAACAATGGAGGATGGTGGAGTCCTTTTGTACTCTGTAAGCTTCATAGTataattagttttattttaattttgaaacatttcatataattttttggtAGAAAGTTTCAATTCTTCTAATAGTGCTTTTCCTTTTTTCCCCCTTAGAACTCTGTCAATGCTCAAGAACCTCAAATTCCGTATCCATGGCTTGTCTTCAACgaaaaagtaaaagtgaatgCAGTATTCTTGCGTGATTCTACGGCTATATCTGATTCTGTGGTACTCTTATTTGGCGGAAGCATTTCTGGAAAAGCTCTAGTAAGTTTTTCTTTCTTCTGACTCTACATACTCCAGTCCCAGCTCCCCCGCCAGCAGGGACGAGGTTGGTTTCTTTGTGGTTTTCTAGAGATAACGTTGTCATGTTTCTGAATTCCACAATTATTTGTATGATTTAGTGTTTGGTGTTTCCTTAAAACTCTTTTTTCTCTTGTTAGGATGGACACTTGATGATGCTTGGAGGATACTTGGAGTTTTTCATGAGCCCCTCATTGGCAAATACTTATGTAAGCTTGAAGAGGGAGCTTAATGAACTTGTCCATAAGAAAGTATGTATATCATTCCATCTTTGTTTGTGTGACCATCTTTTTGAGTTCTCCATATATTCTGCTCCTGTAGTGTTGCTCCTGGAAACCGTGTGAATGGATGATATTGTTTGTAACTATTCCACACACATCTCATTTCGTATGCATTCTTCAGAAAGAATATTACAAGTGGATGCATATGACAAAATCTTCTCCCTCCTGATGTTTGCTTTTTCTGGCAGCTCTTGGACCGTAATTTTGATGTAGGTAGTCATGGCGAGCTATTAGAAGCTGTTAGATTGCTGGTGTCGGAAGATCAATGTGAAGGCAAATTTGTCTTTGGTCGTAAACCATCCCCCAAGAAGTCTGCAAAGGAGTTACAGAAAAATGTCATTTCAACTAAGGGCAGTGGTGGTGCGAATCCAAAGTCTCATCTTCAAACATTGCTTGCTCGGGCTGGCCATCAATCACCCAGTTACAAGATAACACAACTAACAAATTGTAAGTTCCGCGCCACTGTAATATTCAATGGGTTAAATTTTGTTGGCCAGCCTAGCAGTAGTAAGAAGGAAGCTGAAAAAGATGCAGCTGCTGAAGCTCTGCAGTGGTTGACTGGTGAGACCCAGTCATCTTCGAAAGCTGTTGAACACATGTCAGCACTTCTGAAGAAAAGCAAGAGTAAAAAGCAACTTCATAGTACAAAATGGAGGTAACTGTGCATAAGTTAAGGGTCACTAACCTGACCGTCCCGGATAAAGAGGTTCTTGCTGGCATCATTTTTCTTGGTTGAATAAGAATTGAGTGATCTTTGGTGAAGAAGATGCAGCTTGAAGGTTGTATATAATGAGTCTTATTGGACCTTCATTTTTTGAGCGGGTTGCAGACAATCTCGCTGGAGCTACTGTATTTGAGTATTGGCATCGTGGGAGGAATTAATCAATTCGCCATCTTCCTATTTGGTGACATTGGTTAAAGTTCATTACACTGGCCACCATGCTGTCTATGTTCTCTATCCAGCATTCCTGCCCCCAAGGGCTAGTCAAATTCTCAAGTAAGGGTTTGGCCCAGTCATCAGTTTTTTTCACCGAGAAGTGGACGGGCAGACGTGCAATGACCTGAAAAGTCAGCTAGGTCTCGGGATTACAGAAGGTACACACTAATATTTATACCTTGTAGTATGAGTCAGCTTctaattcattattatttatgaGAAAAGATCTGTAGGAGGAAAGTGGAGAGTAGTTGTGCACCAAATACAAAGTTGTTTTACGAGACTCCTGAACGATCATGATGTATAGACTTCTATGTCTAAAGGATGTATTTGCCTTTTAAATCTCACAATGATGGTGTCCTCCGTAATTCTTGGTGCAGATTATTTACAAGTGTTGTGCTGCGACTCTTTACAACAATCTTGATATGCTTATAGTGTGTTTGTTTGTGTGTTGTAGAAGGGGATTCGATTAATTATTAGAAGGTATATGCAGGGAGCAAAGTTGCAAACCTAACAAATGAATTTTACTGCTGCACTTTTTCTGCTTGATAATTAGTTGTTCCTAGCATGGTCGAATGTAAGACTATTACTTGCACTGAGTTGTCTGGCGATCAATGAAGTGAGTGAAAATCAGTAGAGAACATGCATGGTATAAATCCTGGTCagcataaaaaaaaaagacattacTGTAGATTGTTTCTTCATACGAAATTCGAGAAACATTCAACTACTAATCTGTGTCTTGAGTTCCTCACAGAAAAAATGTCCATATCCCGTCCATAAATTTTCCTATACAAAATGCAAGTTGTTAATTTAAATCAGGTATAGACTAATATTCTTTTACTTTAACCAAAAATATTGAGCTTCTAACATTTGCATGAACTTTTGAGGTAGCAAGTATAGACTAATGGATATACCAGTGAAAGCACTAAGTTCGTCAAACCAATCAAGAATAAGAAGCTCCTCGTTTCAGGAAAAAACATTTTAAATGCTGAATTACGAGATTAAGTAACAAGTCTACAAATAGCTATTCtgatttacaaaaaataaaaatggcaaaACTTAggtgaaaaatattgaaattcaaaGGACCTTAAGAATCGTGTGTCTAAAATGTCAAGCTGATAAGTTCTTTTTGAACTTAGGAAACCTGCGGACTGGTTAGTAAGTTACACACAAGATGTAAATGCACTAGGCAAATCTTTTATATACATCATATCAAAGTTCGCTTCGtctctttttccctttttagctACAGGATTGACTTTCAAAAACATACCATCTGGATTTACGAAaagcagaaagagtaaaagaatCAACTGCATCATCTAAATTTAACCAAAGAAAGAAAACATCGAAGGAAAGTGAATCAAGAATATACTGAATGAAGTTTAATCCTATTTTAGGCCTTTCTTGTATagacaataccaaaaaaaacaaaaactcaaCTCCTCAAAAGCTCTAATGCTTTCAAGAGAGTTCCTCTAAATCTATTTACATCAATATTTACATCTTGCTGATCTAAATAAATCTTGCTATATGAAACCCACTCTTCAGGAGTAATAACATTAGCAGGTGGATCCCTTAAAACCTGATGTTCAAGtggatatttttgaattaaagaacTCTCATTTACACTAATCTTGTTATCCAAATACTTCAAGTTCATGTCCATTGCTGGAATTTCAAAATCCACTTTAGATATCCATTCCATTCCCAATCCCACAATCTGTACAACAGCTGCATTTTCTGGCAAAAAAACCATATTAGTCAATCCAGCACCATGCACTCCCATTAGTACATCAAATGAGTTCACTTTTTTCGCAACATTAGCCAAATTTTCACTTGTTTCTTCCAAAACTACTTGGAATCCCAAGCTGCTAGCCATTGTGACAAGCTCTTGTATGTTTATAAAACGCCTTGTTTTGCTTCTTGAAATGATAAGAAGCCGGGGCTTATTCTTTTTCAGTCTCACCGCAAATTTTCTCTTCAAGGAATAAGTGTTTTTCAAGAATTTTGTGAAGTCCATCATGGAGTATGAAGATTCTGAAGTGTTGATGCTGAATTCTTTATTGGCTTTTAAGCCAATTGTCATACTTGGGAAACAAAGGACTTCTTTTTTCTTGTCAATATCAACAATCTCATACTTTGTCAATCTTTGTAGCAATGGTTTGAACTTGTCGATCCACCAGGACATATGGTTAGTAATCAGAAATTGTACTTCACCATTGAAACGTCGCGACGTTTGGAATAATGGAATCAACACATCAGTGAAATCATGGAAGTGATTTCCAGCATACCCTTTAGTTGAAAAAACTATGGCAGGGACAGTATAATTTCTAGTGCAAGTTGGGATTTCTTGAGAAATATGAACTTTTTTGACTATTAAGTTTGTAACACTGTCCATTGCTCTATTGTCACCTTTTCTTGCATATGGTCTTATGTTCCATGTGTTGTTCTTTTCATCATCACTTGAAACAAAAAATACTGtttatgaatttccatgaattcTTATGTCACCATTCATCTCACAGAGATCAGCTCTTGGATGTGTCACATTGCAAATTTGTTTCTCTTGTTCtatttcaaaatctgaaataagATAATTACATGTATGGTAAGTAATTAGACAAAGTTAATAAGctcatttacaaaaaaaatttaggcTAATTATGAACTTGATTACTTACATGGCTTTTTTGGCTTGGTAACTTCCTCTATTATTGCTAGACTTTTAGGACCACCATCACCACGAAGAGATACCCTAACATTCACTGTTGAGACAAGAACATAACAACAATGTAATCATTATTTACACTAGCTATATGTAATTACCGATCTATACTAGATGGAATTATTAACGTGAAAAATAAGGCGACTATAATATAAGATTTTTATTATActatcaacaataataatatatccaGTGAGATCCACAAAATGGGTAGGGGGAGACCGGGTGGCGGGTGTAAGCAGACTTGGGAAAAAATTTCATTATACTATGAGTTGATATAAATTAAATGTTATTGCAATAGCCTTTACATTAAACATTGATGTTTCAGGATCGCATATAGATGCCAAAACATTAAAACGAAGTGGCACATCAATAGAAAGTCATAGTCTTTTTCTTTACTTAAAAAAAGGTGATGATTGTTGGTGAAACTTAAAAGAGTTTGACTATAAACAAGGCGAAAATCAACTCTTCAAAAAGGAAATGACGAGTTTAAACTTATATATATTGACAAACGACGAGTTTAAACTTATATATACCGGCAGTATAAAAGCATAATTTGCAAATTAAATGAAGAAAAGCTCCAAAAACTTACCAACTCGAAAATGACGAATTCAGGCTTGAAGAGAATACAAAAGGTGGCTACTAAGATGAAAcaactaacaaatgctccaattCCTAATTTCTTTTGCTCATGCTTACTAAAACTCCTGGCAAAGAAACTATCATACTTCATTTTGctagaaaaaataatactaatgTAACTTCAAAAACAAgcacttttttttgaatttcctcAAACTAACTTAATTAAAGAAGTGAGAAAATGCTAGTATTTGCAATTCTCAATATAAATAAGTAGAAATCATATATCTAAGTGACTAGCATGAAgctcctttctttttcttatataaaaaattttagtGAATGCTCTCCGCGATTATCAGGAAAAAATTTTTGCAAGTTAAAAATTTATGTTGATTCTTGTTGAAAGAGATATTAATGTTGACTATTAGATAGTCTTTTGTCACAAAATTGTATACATGTCTCAAAATAGGATTTAGGATGGTGGGCAACTTAATTACCAAACATAGtagataagtaaaaataattaatattttgttgattttacTTTATTAGTAAATATCAAGATTATGAATTTGGTCGAATTTAGGTGGGAACTAATTAATTGGACTGCATTTAGAAAGTATTTTTTTGGATAGAAAATTATTGGTTCAGCAAAATATAGATAGCAAGAACTTATTAATTTTGCTTGTGTGGTATGGGTTTTAATGCATGATaccaatttgggtcattatttgttatttctcgagttaaatttttttctttttattgcttAATTAAGTAGTGCTTCAGTGTGAACAAGTAGGTTCAAGGGGTCGAACAATAACTGCGTAAATTATGCAGATAGCAGATATTTTGGAAATAAACTTATTAATATATCTCATCTTTGTGATTgcatctatttatattttttcttttcctggattttgtttaattttcttttactACTTTCTATAAGTAATACAACGATAATTGATTAAGTAGTGAAAATTAAAACGTCTCTCCAATTCCAAATAATATTCCTGAAGTAATCCTCCATTTCTTAATAGTTTTTACGATTTTTGTTTTCAACtctaaaaatattaattacatGCTAAACTATATTATCCTTATTTATTACTTTCTCCGTCATTTTACTCGCCCCAATTTGACATTGCATATTGgttaagaaaaacaattaataacaagAATTTAcctaatacccctattaaatgatgtttacattttaatttggagaaaaaataattaatattaagggtaaaaaagaaaaaaaattgtcttgtcttaattaatgaaaaatgacaagtaaaattaaaaaatttgggacgagtaaaatggaaTGGGGGTAGTAgtattcttatttaatatttctcCTTTTTGCACTATATTGATATCTATTCATATTTATGACTAAGGGTaaagatgaaaggaacaagtaattatatcttgatttttatgaaacGACAAAGTATTTATAAGGGAAATCTAGTTTTTGTTAGAACGACTACTAAAGCAACTGAGGGAGTACTCCCTCCCGTATTAGTTGGTCgtcttactaaaaataattatccCATATTAGCTGTCTATCTTacaaaatcaagaaagtattaattaaaattttctcatATTACCCTTGCAATTAATTTTTTTCGAAAGTGTTCGCACTTGTTTGTAAAGTTTTTCAaagggataatactcacaaaaatatctgaactttgatCAGATttccagttgagcatactgaactttgcgggagtcctattaccccctagacttttCAAAGTGGATTTAATTCCCCCCCTGAAATTCTATACCCAGTTTCGGCGGCTGGCGGTGCAATACACACACCAATTTTGTTTTTACATGTGTATTTACATGTGTCCAAGTGGGCAGAtaatgctcaactgaaaatccggtcaaagttcagatatttttatgagtattatctctttttcaaaaattcttcaaggagtgaattaataaaaataccttttatttatgatttcttaataaAAGAAATGACCAACTGATATAAACGGAGAAagttatagttaattatatttatttatctttatttgatTCTGTTTCCCAACCTTCTATTGGGATTTTTTTCACTTTCAAACTCTGCAGGTCTTCACCTACAGATGGAATAGGGAGAATTCTTTGATATTAAGCTGTCAAAGCGGTCAAAAAAGATCATACGTGAAAGAAATTAATGTTTTGATCATTCAATTAACTCTTTATTGTTAGTTCGTATTTGATGTCATGTTGACAAAAATAGATATCTCGATTGATGTTATCTTCTACTGAATTTAAACCAATGATTCTCATCATATGAAAGCAATCCTCTAATATTGAATTTTACATATACTAAATTTAGAACCCATCATAAGGGTGGTTGAGTTGGTGCAATAGGTGATATCCAATAGGAGAGGGTAGGGCTCGATTCCGCTGTTGACGTTACATCTACGTGTACATGATTATTTCATATGTTGTATTTCATATTTCTGTTTATCccaactataaataaatatttcgtAGGCCCATTTCATGTTGAGCTCATATACTTgtacaaaaagaaaagaacacaGGTCCTGAAAGAGGATCCATATATTTTTCTAAGAAAAGTTTTTCTTCTCTTTGCTGATCTCATTCTCTCTGGAAGCTTCTCTCTGAAGCTTACTTTTTCAGCATGGTTTCAATGcttttacatggtatcagagcgtagATCCAAGTTCTCCATGTGATTGTACGGCCTCCGATGGTACCCTCGTAGACTTGAACGGCGTGTTTTCAGCTCGCcggtgattttttatttgatcGGATTTGACCTCCGCTGAGTTTCGGTGAGCTATTGAGGTTGATTTTTTGGTTTTCACTGGACCTTTCTTTCCATAACAAGGCCGATACCATTTTTCGGTTACAAAAATGGGGGGTAATTTTTCTTTCTTCGATTTCTTCGATTTATGTTATTTTGGTGGTCTGTGATTGTTGGATTGTGACCAAATTGAAATCATCTTGTTTAAATTGTGATTGTTGAGCTTGATTACCCTATACTTACATAGCTGGTTTGACTTATCATGGTGAACACAAATAATTTATCTGGTGCTTCGACTTCCGCCGCTATGACTACTCTGACCCGTTGTACCTCTCTTCTTCTGATGTTCCCGGTATCTCTCTAGTTAGTTTACCCTTCTTTGGAACTGTTTTTGGGGGTTGGAGAAGGAACATGATTGTTTCTCTGTCTACTAGAAATAAGATAGGTTTTATCGATGGTGCTTACACTAGACCTGCTGAGGGCACATCTCGTGCTAGGGTTGGGATAGGTGTAACAACATGGCCATATCTTGGCTAACCAGTTTCTTATCTCCAGAAATAGCCAAAAGTGTTCAATATTCTGACACCGCTGAAAGTATATGGTCTCAATTGAACAAAAGATATGGGTCGGTTAGTGTCACTAAAGTGTTTGAGTTGAAGAAAGAATTGGCATCCACTAGTCAAGGGTCACTAGACATTGCATCttactttaacaaactcaaaaggTTATGGGATGAACTTAGGTTTATTTCCACATCTCACATTAACACCTGTACTTGTGCGGCAAAATCTGGTCTTTAAAAGAAAGAGGAGGAAAATAAGGTGTATCAATTCCTCATGGGCCTGAATGAGGCTTATATCGGGGTAATGAGTAATCTCCTCATGCTGCAACCTTTTTCTTCACTTGATTCTGTTTACAACATCTTGTTGCAAGATCAAAGGCAAAAACAGATAGTCTTTCCttctcaattctcaaatgaaTATGTCTCTTTCAATGTTTCCTATGATAAAAGACCACCTGCCACTAAATCCCACATCAATTACCCAGTTCTTCACAAACCTCACAATGCCCATCCTCCTACACCTTATGCTCAAAGAATCAATTTCGATCAGGACAGATCCTCCTTATTTTGTAAGTACTGCAAGCGGAGTGAACATGTTATTGAGAAATGCTATAAGATTTTTGGTTATCCTAATGATTTTAAGTTTTCCAACACTAATTCTAAAGGCAAGAAAGTGGATGCTTCTGTTGACATTCGTGAGCCTATAGCTACAAATACTTCATCTCTTGACAAATTTTATACTGAAGTGCCTGATGAATTATCCTTTGCTAGATTATAAAAGGAGCAACGTGGTTGACTGATCAATCTGCTCCAGGGGTTCAAAATTTCTGATAATACTTCTTGTCTTATGGCTTCTACTAGTTTTGCTGGTATGTTCTCTGTACCCTAGCTGTTCCGAGTCTGTTTCTTCTGATGTTTGCATGAGCAATCAAGTTGATAAATGTATTTGGATCATAGACTCTGGAACCACTGACCATATGACATCTAATAAAACTTTACTTTTCAATATTCAGCCTTTAGTCACCTCTTACTTAGTCACCCTTCCTAATGGTTACAAGGTAAATGTGACTTGCACCGGCTCAATTCATTTTCTTTCCTTTACTTTACACCATGTCCTTTACATTCTTAGCTTCCATTATAATCTTATATCTGTTTCCAAGATTATTTCCCAGTTGAATTGCTTTGTTCTCTTTACCAAATCCTCCTGTCTTATACAAGACCCTTCAATGAAGAGGCTAGTGGAGATTGGTAGATTGGAACACAGACTTTTCAACCTGTTGCAGCAGCCCACTCCAACAGTATCTTCTGAACAACACACCACTTTTGCATCTGCTGCACATATGTCTGCTGATTTTTCTATCCCTACTAATTGTTCTTCTAGTTTTTCAATTCCTTCTACTGTTTCCACTTGTAATGAATCTGCTTTAATGAACAAGATGGAAATTTTATGGCACAACCGTTTGGTTATATGCCTTTTGTAAAAGTGAAAGATATTATTTCTATTCCCCATAAATTTTCTGCACGGCAGTCTTTCCCTTGTTATATTTGCCCTTTAGCTAGGCAATCTAGGCTGTCTTTTCCTGATAGTTCTATTAAAACTACTTATCCCTTCCAGCTCATCCAACTTATTCTAATTGTAAGTATTTCCTCATTATAGCAGATGACAACACTAGAGCTACTTGAACTCATATACTGGGGTCCAAAAGTAATTATTTTCCTTTAGTTAAAGCTTTCATTGCCTTAGTAAGGACCCAGTTCCATTCTTCTGTCCACACTGTTAAAAGCGATAATGCACTTGAACTTGGTTCAAGCAATTCTACTActcaattttttttctgaaaatgaTATTATTCATCAAACTCCTTGTCCTCAcataccacaacaaaatggtgttgtgGAACGGAAACATAGACACCTCCTTGAGACCTCACGAGCTTTATTGTTTCAatccaagtcacctttgaaattTTGGGGTGATTGTGTTCTAACTGCTACATACCTCATTAATAGATTCCCATCTCCGCTTTTGGGCAACCAAATTCCTTATGAACTATTATATGGTCATCCaccctcttatttttatttaaagtcTTTTGGTTGCTTGTGCTTTTCTACCACCCCTAAGTGTTAAAGAGACAAGTTTCAGCCTAGAGCTGATCCCTGTGTCTTCATTGGTTATCCACTAACCAAAAAaggctacaaactctacaatctCAAGACTCATCTCACATTCATTTCAAAAGATGTAGTCTTTTATgagttttccttttctt encodes the following:
- the LOC107864738 gene encoding alpha-1,3-arabinosyltransferase XAT2-like; translation: MDSVTNLIVKKVHISQEIPTCTRNYTVPAIVFSTKGYAGNHFHDFTDVLIPLFQTSRRFNGEVQFLITNHMSWWIDKFKPLLQRLTKYEIVDIDKKKEVLCFPSMTIGLKANKEFSINTSESSYSMMDFTKFLKNTYSLKRKFAVRLKKNKPRLLIISRSKTRRFINIQELVTMASSLGFQVVLEETSENLANVAKKVNSFDVLMGVHGAGLTNMVFLPENAAVVQIVGLGMEWISKVDFEIPAMDMNLKYLDNKISVNESSLIQKYPLEHQVLRDPPANVITPEEWVSYSKIYLDQQDVNIDVNRFRGTLLKALELLRS